The following are encoded in a window of Nibricoccus aquaticus genomic DNA:
- a CDS encoding DJ-1/PfpI family protein, translating to MKKHVAILIFDDVEILDFAGPFEVFAVTDELRAHETFHVFTVAEQRATIRARNGLKIVPDFLLENCPAAQVLVIPGGKGARALLNRPLLMEWVRKQARGAEIVMSVCTGALVLGKAGLLDGLRATTHHACFEELRAVVPTAVIEAGVRFTDNGKVCTSAGIAAGIDLSLHVVGRLLGQEVADTTARYMDYERHA from the coding sequence ATGAAAAAGCACGTGGCTATTTTGATCTTCGACGATGTTGAGATTCTCGACTTCGCGGGACCGTTCGAGGTTTTCGCGGTGACGGACGAGTTGCGGGCGCATGAAACGTTTCATGTGTTTACGGTAGCAGAGCAGCGGGCGACGATCCGGGCGCGCAATGGGTTGAAAATCGTGCCGGATTTCTTGCTGGAGAATTGTCCGGCGGCGCAGGTGCTGGTCATCCCGGGCGGGAAGGGGGCGCGTGCGTTGTTGAATCGTCCGTTGCTGATGGAGTGGGTGCGCAAGCAGGCGCGCGGGGCGGAGATCGTGATGAGCGTTTGCACGGGTGCGCTGGTGCTGGGGAAGGCAGGGCTGCTGGATGGGCTGCGGGCGACGACGCATCACGCGTGTTTCGAGGAGCTGCGGGCGGTGGTGCCGACGGCGGTGATCGAAGCGGGTGTGCGGTTCACGGATAATGGGAAGGTCTGCACATCGGCGGGGATCGCTGCGGGGATCGATCTGTCGCTGCATGTTGTTGGCCGCTTGCTCGGTCAGGAAGTGGCGGATACGACGGCGCGTTATATGGACTATGAGCGCCACGCTTGA